In a genomic window of Primulina huaijiensis isolate GDHJ02 chromosome 10, ASM1229523v2, whole genome shotgun sequence:
- the LOC140985952 gene encoding uncharacterized protein: MAAREQVHPHEETDEVDSGFGQMNPLPPPPMGQAPADQPLLPGELTLAQFSSYLPPRFDSSETGERAEEWIERIEQIFVTAPCARSAWLRLATFQLSRNVLLWWQTTEAGLRAQGRTVDWDVFRSRFLDKYFSIAARQQKEKEFEDLRQGSMSVAEYETRYSALLKYVPHVATNVHAKMRHFLKGLKLELFDRVQSNNPVSFEDAVTRAEMAELVMQEYGAQGRLSEPTRESLRPQGQSFKYQKGSSSSSASSGKRRFDSRRVESRGSSSQSVQGQRGESRAVRCFRCGGPHMIRQCTQTEITCFECGGVGHIARQCPSREGQREPRSDRGRSSERGGRQPQQFTPRPSGGQPRRQGAGPPQAQVYALTREQAEEAREEMIAGKCYLCSYPAYILVDTGASHTFISKRFVVEHHMRSSPLSMPLSVSTPSGVDISVVSMISDGIISYEGYELRSDMIILEMNDFDCIVGINVLRRYCATVDCYQRVVYFYTDEKERWTFYGKGSRPRVPLVSAIRMSRFLEHGHEGYLIYAVDVIEKKKEVGIEEIPVVAEFADVFPEEIPGFPPVREVEFGIELMPGSSPISRAPYRMAPAELRELKDQLQDLLDKGYIRPSVSPWGAPE, encoded by the exons ATGGCAGCTAGAGAACAGGTACATCCACACGAGGAAACGGACGAGGTTGACAGTGGGTTTGGGCAGATGAATCCATTGCCACCTCCTCCTATGGGACAGGCACCTGCAGATCAGCCTTTATTGCCTGGTGAGTTGACTTTGGCACAGTTCAGCAGTTATCTTCCGCCGAGATTTGATAGCTCTGAGACTGGCGAGCGAGCAGAGGAGTGGATTGAGAGGATAGAGCAGATATTTGTGACTGCACCGTGTGCTAGATCTGCTTGGTTACGATTGGCTACATTTCAGCTTTCGCGGAATGTATTATTATGGTGGCAGACGACTGAGGCCGGATTGAGAGCTCAGGGCCGTACTGttgattgggatgtgtttcggtctcgttttcttgataaatatttttctatagcaGCCAGGCAACAgaaagagaaagaatttgaagatttgagACAGGGTAGTATGTCTGTTGCTGAGTATGAGACTCGATATTCTGCATTGCTGAAATATGTGCCACATGTTGCTACGAATGTTCATGCGAAGATGAGGCACTTCTTGAAAGGGTTGAAGTTAGAGTTATTTGATCGTGTGCAATCAAATAACCCGGTATCATTTGAGGATGCAGTGACAAGAGCTGAGATGGCTGAGTTGGTTATGCAGGAGTATGGGGCTCAGGGACGATTATCAGAGCCGACTAGGGAGTCATTGCGACCACAGGGACAGTCTTTTAAATATCAGAAgggttcatcttcttcttcagcatCATCTGGGAAGCGCCGATTTGATTCACGACGTGTTGAGAGTCGTGGGAGCAGTTCTCAGTCTGTTCAGGGGCAGAGAGGGGAGTCCAGAGCAGTGAGATGTTTTCGTTGTGGGGGACCTCACATGATCAGACAGTGCACACAGACCGAGATCACCTGTTTTGAGTGTGGCGGTGTTGGCCATATAGCGAGACAGTGTCCTAGCCGTGAGGGACAGCGAGAGCCCAGGAGTGATAGAGGTAGATCCTCAGAGAGAGGAGGACGACAGCCTCAGCAGTTTACACCACGACCTTCTGGAGGACAGCCACGTAGGCAGGGAGCTGGTCCGCCTCAGGCACAGGTGTATGCGTTGACACGAGAACAGGCAGAGGAGGCACGAGAGGAGATGATAGCGGGTAAGTGTTATTTATGTTCTTATCCTGCTTATATTCTTGTTGATACAGGTGCCTCGCATACATTTATCTCGAAGAGGTTTGTGGTTGAGCATCATATGCGCTCGTCTCCATTGTCTATGCCTCTTTCTGTTTCGACACCCTCTGgagttgatatatcagttgtatCGATGATATCAGATGgtattatttcttatgagggctatgagttgagatctgatatgattattctagagatgaatgattttgattgtattgtgggaATTAATGTGCTGAGGAGATATTGTGCGACTGTTGATTGCTATCAGCGAGTAGTATATTTTTACACCGATGAGAAAGAGCGTTGGACATTCTATGGGAAGGGTTCTCGTCCCCGTGTTCCGTTGGTATCTGCTATCCGGATGTCTCGGTTCTTGGAGCATGgccatgagggttatcttatttatgctgtagatgtgatagagaagaagaaggaggtgggaatagaggagatacctgtagttgctgagtttgctgatgtatttcCTGAGGAGATTCCAGGCTTCCCACCAGTCCGTGAGGTGGAGTTTGGGATTGAGTTAATGCCAGGTTCTTCCCCTATTTCTCGTGCtccttacagaatggcaccagcaGAGTTGAGAGAGTTGAAAGACCAGTTACAGGACTTGCTGGACAAGGGATACATTCGCCCTAGTGTATCGCCTTGGGGTgcacca GAGTGA
- the LOC140986113 gene encoding uncharacterized protein isoform X1 — MWHEARKSEKKVHDMMDAARKRAQRRAIYLAKRRGDPQQSIQAVASRCRIHRDDALYQATQDQQGLIPWNGKQDILIDRFDGRALLDFIRDTGSRRSRCLDKTEEEEELEEFVNFERYRDLIKHRRRGFTDEDGLQHVNLEMEAKITAFFRSSDSRSHAAQPQPSKGSYSQVGFSYDGEGKEDTQYSDGEEEDDEEDNEEEDFNSDDSNDEVMESIAKEFGVKRYGWLLYMDKKTDEKRRQKEIIKGDPSIRKLSRKERRKASQIEREREREAARSNGTRVLRHDPYRDSRRSPTYEAYSRSKRSRSKSQSYSPPQSRRISRGVNADDTPQSKDNGPKLEYITEFGGAGDGDELKREGYSPPPSPPSQLDTSNRPSSGRILEALHIDPASGVSLEKDKSTLLLKTPSTSSAISKLSKATSSGNLSKQQADKKETPQERLKRIMEKQLNKQIKKDTATEMAKKREQEKQRLEKLGETNRISRYRSRSRSYSRSPKRYRDSRSPSRSKTAHRYHSRSRSQSSSRSYSPRGRRQSRY, encoded by the exons ATGTGGCATGAGGCTCGGAAGTCGGAGAAGAAGGTGCACGATATGATGGACGCAGCTCGGAAGCGGGCTCAGCGCCGAGCGATATACCTGGCTAAGCGGCGCGGCGACCCGCAGCAGTCAATCCAGGCTGTCGCATCTCGCTGCCGCATCCACCGCGATGATGCACTCTACCAAGCCACCCAGGATCAGCAAGGCTT GATACCTTGGAATGGGAAGCAAGATATTTTAATTGACAG ATTTGACGGCCGTGCCCTTCTCGACTTTATTCGTGATACCGGTTCCCGACGATCTCGATGCCTTGATaaaactgaagaagaagaagagctaGAGGAGTTTGTTAATTTTGAGCGTTATCGGGATTTAATTAAGCATCGCCGTAGAGGAT TTACCGACGAGGATGGGCTACAACATGTTAACCTAGAGATGGAGGCTAAAATTACAGCATTTTTCAGATCATCAGACAG TAGATCTCATGCAGCTCAGCCTCAACCAAGCAAAGGGTCCTATTCGCAAGTTGGTTTCTCATATGACGGTGAAGGAAAGGAAGATACTCAATATTCCGATGGTGAAGAAGAGGACGACGAAGAGgataatgaagaagaagatTTTAACAGCGACGACAGTAATGATGAAGTAATGGAATCAATTGCAAAAGAgtttggagtaaagagatatgGATGGCTTTTATATATGGATAAAAAAACTGACGAGAAAAGGAGGCAAAAAGAAATCATCAAAGGAGATCCTTCAATT CGGAAGCTAAGTCGCAAAGAAAGAAGGAAAGCTTCTCAGATAGAAAGAGAGAGGGAAAGAGAAGCTGCCAGGAGTAATGGAACAAGAGTACTTCGTCATGACCCCTATCG GGACTCCAGGCGAAGTCCTACTTATGAAGCTTACTCACGTTCTAAAAG ATCAAGGTCTAAATCTCAATCATACTCCCCGCCACAATCAAGGCGCATTTCACGTGGAGTGAATGCTGATGATACTCCTCAGAGCAAGGATAATGGTCCCAAACTAGAGTATATTACTGAATTTGGGGGCGCTGGTGATGGAGATGAGCTAAAGCGTGAAGGATATTCTCCACCACCTTCTCCACCATCTCAGCTTGATACATCAAACCG GCCATCATCCGGTCGCATACTTGAGGCCCTCCATATAGACCCTGCATCTGGTGTGTCTCTTGAGAAAGATAAAAGCACCTTGCTGTTGAAAACACCAAG TACGTCCTCTGCAATATCAAAGTTGAGCAAAGCAACAAGCAGCGGCAATCTCTCTAAACAACAGGCGGACAAGAAGGAAACTCCTCAAGAACGACTTAAACGGATCATGGAGAAACAACTAAACAAACAAA ttaAAAAAGATACCGCCACCGAGATGGCTAAGAAACGAGAGCAAGAAAAGCAAAGGCTCGAAAAACTTGGGGAAACAAATCGAATTAGTCGATATCGAAGCCGAAGTAGAAGTTACAGCCGCTCGCCTAA AAGGTACAGAGACAGCCGTAGTCCAAGCAGGAGTAAAACTGCACATAGATATCATTCACGTTCTCGCTCCCAGTCGAGCTCTCGCTCCTACTCTCCTCG GGGAAGAAGGCAGTCAAGATATTAA
- the LOC140986113 gene encoding uncharacterized protein isoform X2 has translation MWHEARKSEKKVHDMMDAARKRAQRRAIYLAKRRGDPQQSIQAVASRCRIHRDDALYQATQDQQGLIPWNGKQDILIDRFDGRALLDFIRDTGSRRSRCLDKTEEEEELEEFVNFERYRDLIKHRRRGFTDEDGLQHVNLEMEAKITAFFRSSDRSHAAQPQPSKGSYSQVGFSYDGEGKEDTQYSDGEEEDDEEDNEEEDFNSDDSNDEVMESIAKEFGVKRYGWLLYMDKKTDEKRRQKEIIKGDPSIRKLSRKERRKASQIEREREREAARSNGTRVLRHDPYRDSRRSPTYEAYSRSKRSRSKSQSYSPPQSRRISRGVNADDTPQSKDNGPKLEYITEFGGAGDGDELKREGYSPPPSPPSQLDTSNRPSSGRILEALHIDPASGVSLEKDKSTLLLKTPSTSSAISKLSKATSSGNLSKQQADKKETPQERLKRIMEKQLNKQIKKDTATEMAKKREQEKQRLEKLGETNRISRYRSRSRSYSRSPKRYRDSRSPSRSKTAHRYHSRSRSQSSSRSYSPRGRRQSRY, from the exons ATGTGGCATGAGGCTCGGAAGTCGGAGAAGAAGGTGCACGATATGATGGACGCAGCTCGGAAGCGGGCTCAGCGCCGAGCGATATACCTGGCTAAGCGGCGCGGCGACCCGCAGCAGTCAATCCAGGCTGTCGCATCTCGCTGCCGCATCCACCGCGATGATGCACTCTACCAAGCCACCCAGGATCAGCAAGGCTT GATACCTTGGAATGGGAAGCAAGATATTTTAATTGACAG ATTTGACGGCCGTGCCCTTCTCGACTTTATTCGTGATACCGGTTCCCGACGATCTCGATGCCTTGATaaaactgaagaagaagaagagctaGAGGAGTTTGTTAATTTTGAGCGTTATCGGGATTTAATTAAGCATCGCCGTAGAGGAT TTACCGACGAGGATGGGCTACAACATGTTAACCTAGAGATGGAGGCTAAAATTACAGCATTTTTCAGATCATCAGACAG ATCTCATGCAGCTCAGCCTCAACCAAGCAAAGGGTCCTATTCGCAAGTTGGTTTCTCATATGACGGTGAAGGAAAGGAAGATACTCAATATTCCGATGGTGAAGAAGAGGACGACGAAGAGgataatgaagaagaagatTTTAACAGCGACGACAGTAATGATGAAGTAATGGAATCAATTGCAAAAGAgtttggagtaaagagatatgGATGGCTTTTATATATGGATAAAAAAACTGACGAGAAAAGGAGGCAAAAAGAAATCATCAAAGGAGATCCTTCAATT CGGAAGCTAAGTCGCAAAGAAAGAAGGAAAGCTTCTCAGATAGAAAGAGAGAGGGAAAGAGAAGCTGCCAGGAGTAATGGAACAAGAGTACTTCGTCATGACCCCTATCG GGACTCCAGGCGAAGTCCTACTTATGAAGCTTACTCACGTTCTAAAAG ATCAAGGTCTAAATCTCAATCATACTCCCCGCCACAATCAAGGCGCATTTCACGTGGAGTGAATGCTGATGATACTCCTCAGAGCAAGGATAATGGTCCCAAACTAGAGTATATTACTGAATTTGGGGGCGCTGGTGATGGAGATGAGCTAAAGCGTGAAGGATATTCTCCACCACCTTCTCCACCATCTCAGCTTGATACATCAAACCG GCCATCATCCGGTCGCATACTTGAGGCCCTCCATATAGACCCTGCATCTGGTGTGTCTCTTGAGAAAGATAAAAGCACCTTGCTGTTGAAAACACCAAG TACGTCCTCTGCAATATCAAAGTTGAGCAAAGCAACAAGCAGCGGCAATCTCTCTAAACAACAGGCGGACAAGAAGGAAACTCCTCAAGAACGACTTAAACGGATCATGGAGAAACAACTAAACAAACAAA ttaAAAAAGATACCGCCACCGAGATGGCTAAGAAACGAGAGCAAGAAAAGCAAAGGCTCGAAAAACTTGGGGAAACAAATCGAATTAGTCGATATCGAAGCCGAAGTAGAAGTTACAGCCGCTCGCCTAA AAGGTACAGAGACAGCCGTAGTCCAAGCAGGAGTAAAACTGCACATAGATATCATTCACGTTCTCGCTCCCAGTCGAGCTCTCGCTCCTACTCTCCTCG GGGAAGAAGGCAGTCAAGATATTAA